The Acidobacteriota bacterium genome contains the following window.
CGGGACCGCCGCCTCTTCCTCTACCTGCACCTCTTTGGTCCCCACAACCCCTACGAGCCCCCCGAATCGGAGTGCAACGAGGTAGCTCGGCGGCTGCGCCCCGGGTACCAGGGCTCCCTCGGCTGCGCCGGGGATCGCCGTCCCCAGGGCCCCATGCCGGCCTTCGAGGATCGTCCCTGGATGGAGGCCCTATACAAGGCCGAAATCGCCTTCACCGACCGCCAGCTGGGGCGCCTTTTCGAGGTGTTGGAGGCGGAGTATCCCGACGCCCTGCTGCTGGTAACCAGCGATCACGGCGAAGACTTCTGGGAGCGCCAGCCCCAGCTGCGAGCCCACGGATACCGGCTCAACGCCGACCACGGCCACCACCACTTCCAACAGCTGAGCCGGGTGCCGGGCATACTCCGGCTGCCGGGCACCGAACCGGCGGAGGTCCACGACGCCGTGGAGCTGGTCGATTTCTTCCCCACTCTTCTCGACACCCTGGGGCTCGAGGCTCCCGCCAACCAAGGGCGCAATCTCCGGCCTCTGATAGAAGGCCGCCAGCTCCCCCGGCTCACCCGCCTCTCGGACCGCTTGCTCTACGGCCATCCCCGATGGTCCGTGCGGCGAGGCCCTTGGAAGCTGGTGGTGCCCCACGGAGACGAGGTGACGCCGGAGCTCTACCATCTCGAAGACGACCCCGGCGAGACCGACGACCGCGCCGCGCAGGAGCCCGAAACGGTGCAGGCACTGCTGGCCCTGGGCCAGGAGGAGCGAGCTCGGCGGGCGCGAGAACGAGAACGCTACCTTTCCGGCCAGGACATCCTCAGCGCCACCTACCTGGAGTGGAACCACATCACCAAGCTACGCTCTCTGGGCTACCTCAATTGAAGCCGCCAGCCACCCGAGCCACTCACCCCGAAACCCCGAACGCCGAGGAGCCAACGCCATGAAGATCACCCCCGGAACCACCGCCCTGGTCACCGGCGCCAGCTCCGGCATCGGCCGTACCCTCGCCCTCGAGCTCGGCCGCCGCGGTTGCCGCGTGGGCCTCATGGCCCGTTCCCAAGAGCCCCTCGAAGAGCTGGCCGCGGAGCTGAAAGAAGCCGGCGGAGAAGGCCTGCCGCTACCCGCCGACGTACGCGGCGAGGAGGCGGTGAAGGCGGCGGTGGATCGCGCCGCAGAGGCCTTCGGTGGCCTGCAGCTGGTGGTGGCCAACGCCGGTCTGGGCCGCTACGCGCTGGTCGAAGAGCAGCCGGCGGAGCACGTGGAGGTGACCATCCACACCAACTACGTGGGCATGACCCACGTCGTGCGCCATGCACTCCCTCACCTGCTTCAGCAGACGCCCTCCCACATCGTGGGGATCACCTCTTCCGCCGGCCTCATCCCCCACCGCCTTTCCTCCGCGTATTGCGCCTCCAAGGCCGCCGCCAACACCTATCTCGCCACCCTGCGGCTGGAGGTCTTCGATCGCGGCGTCGGCGTCAGCTGGATCTGCCCCGGCCTGGTCCAGACCCCGTTCATCGAAAAGGCGGACCTCGATCCGGCCCAAGACCTCCCCCGCCTGGCCCGCTGGCTAGTCCCCACTTTGACCGAAGACAAGGTGGCCCGAGCCACCCTTCGCGCCATTGAGGCCAACCGCGCCGAGGTGGTCCTCCCCTTCATGATGCGCTTCTTCGCCTTCACCCGCCGCCTCACTCCAAGACTCGCGGATTGGCTCAACCGCACCACCGGCTGACTTATCGCAGATGCAAGACGAACGCCCCGGCTCCCCCAAGGCTCCGGGGCGCTTCCCCATAGGCGCGAACGAATTCCGCCCCCTCAGAGGCCAGCCAGCGTTCCAGCTCCCGCTTGAGCACCGACACCCCTCCCGGCGACCGGCGGCCCTTGCCGGTGACCACGACGACGGTAGACATCTGGTGGCGGCGGGCTTGCACCATGAACCGCTGCAGAGCGTGGCGCGCCTGCTCGACGGTGAGACCGTGGAGGTCGAGGCGGTCGTCGGTGGTGAGCTGGAGGCCGCGGGGAATCTTGACTTTGCGCGGCTTGGGCGGCGCCTTCTTCCGCTGCACCCGATCCTTGTCCGGTGCCGTCCCCAACCGCTCCATCTCGCGCAGAAAAAGCTCCCGCTCCTCGTCCTCGGGCTTCTCGCCGGGGAGGTATCGGAAGGAAAGGTCGCTTCTCCTGCTGCGTTTCTTGCCCATGGCGGTGATCGTCGGAAGGTCGGGCCCAACGCCTTCGTCGGAGGGCGTCGAGGCAGTCTACCAACCCACTTTGGACAGCGCGGAACTCCGTCGGGAGGGAGCAAATACAGCTCGGGCCGGCGCTCCTCAGGGAAAGAACGCCGGCCCGAGCTGTGGGGGCTAGAGGTTCGGACCCCATCGAACGGGGCCGAAGTAGCTCTAAGCGGTGAGAGCCAAAACTCCAAAGATCACCGCCAGCAACACCAAGACGATGCGCGCTGCGGTCATCAAACGGGTGGATGCCACAGGCTTGGTCCCCGACGGTTTGATGCCGGTCAAAGCGGCTAACAAAACGAAGAAAACGGCAAGGCCGAGTAGGACGATCAAGCTCATGACGAAGGCTCCAAAAAGGTCAGTGGATCAGAGGGCGGCCGCGGGCTGCAGGACCGGAAGGGCAGCCTTTTCAGCAGCAACCCTCAGCAGTCTTCAGCGAAGGCGGCTCAGTCGAGAAGGAGTGTCTCCGGGGGCAGGTCGAAGGCATCGAACGCCGCACACGTTTCCCGGAGAAGCTCGTCAGCCCGGTCGGTCTCTCGACCCCTCTCGGAGCTACTCCGATCTGGGAGGTGAGAGACCCGCCGACTCGAACCTCGACTCGGACTTCGACCAGGCCCGTCAGGAACCTCAGCGCAGGTTGTGGCGCTCTTCCCAGGCATTGAGCTCTTTCTCCGCCTCGGCCCGAGCCTTGCCATACCGCTGCTGAATCGCACCGATCAGCTGGTCCCGGCGGCCTTCGATCTTGTCCAGATCATCGTTGGTGAGCTCGCCCCATTGTTCCTGGACCTTGCCCTTGTACTCGTTCCATTTACCCTTCAGCCAAGACTCATTCATCGTCGCAGTAGCCATAATATTGCTCCTTTCAATTTAATTGACGGCTTGCGTCTATCGTTCATGGCCAGCAGGTGTCGCGAGAGCTTTCTAGAACCGTGGACCCGACTCAAACGCCCTCACACCCACCGGCTCGTGACGCCCAATAGAAGGAGCAAGGCCTGTGCCATAGGGTCAGAGCCCCTGAATTCAGGGGTTTGCGAAGGTTTCCGCCCGGGATAGGCGGCAGGATTTTGCAAGTCTGGGGGTGGGGGTGGGTAAGAAACGCCGCGGGGCGGTCAGCTGAGCCACTTCGGCCGCTTGAACAGCACAAGCCACCAACTCGACAGGTGCCTACCTATGCGGTGCGAGTATCCTCTAACTCTACGAACTCGAAAGAAGTCAGAATCGACGAAAACTTCTTCCGGACGGCCTCGGACCAACCAACCCCTTCGCGATCCATCATGTTCAGGGTATAGCCGAACCTACCCCGCGGAAAAAGGATGCTGCGTACCCTTAGTGGAAATACCTCGCCGGCCGCACCTTCGAAGAGATAGCGGAGCCCGCACTCGCAAGCAGAGACATTCCCGAAGTCGATCAGCCGGGGGATCTCGTAAAAACTCAACTCTTTCAAGTAGGGACGATACACCTCAGCATAAGCCCAACCGTGGGCCTCCACATCAGAAGGCTCTGTGCCATCGAGCTCTTCGACGAAAAGGTTGAAAATAGGCTCATCAGACCGACTCGGTTGAGACTTCGCCACGCTGACCATCGGCAAGCCCACCGAGTCCTTGAGCATTTGAGCCTGTCCCTCGTCAGGACAGGCAAGTTGCTGATCTACAAGCATCTGGCCCAATTCGAGCCTGGACACGAAGAACCAGTCATGCGGCTTCCTGAAGCGAAACCCAAGGCTCCGATTGAAATAAATATCAGCTCTTGTTTCTACAGCAGGAAAGTGGCCCACTGCCAGAGCAGAGGCACTGACGCCTAAGAACTCTAGAAATTTTCGGCGACTTAGGTTCATAGGATCAAACCCTCAACATTGACCTTCAGGCCGTGCAGGACATTGCTCCTGACACGGGAGGACACAAACCTCAAGGAGCGTTGAATTTTGCCAATGGAGCTGGCCGGAATCTGACTGCATGGTTACTGCTCCAAATCAAGGCCTGGTTAGCAACCATTCAGCAGGCACCTCCATAGTTGAACCATCGGAGGATTCCACCAAGAAAAGGGCGTCGTCCTGCAAATCAGACGCCCTTAGACCATCCTCAACTCTTACTCTCCTTCCCCCAACAACCGATCCGCGTTGCCCAGATCGAAGCCGCTCTGGAGCAGCAGAAGCAATCCAAGCAAGCTGCCCCCATTGGTGGAGAAAAGGCTCTAGTACACGGGTAGCCATGGCGTGCCATCTAGGTCCGACAAGATCATTCCCGATAGTCCTCGAACTCCCACAAGCCATAGCGCCCCAGAAAAGACGCTAGCTCTTCCCAAGAATCACCTCTCGCCTGCCCCACTAGGTGCTCAACAAAGCGTCTCAAGGAAGAAAAACTATAGTCAAAGACCAAGAGATGATGGCGCCCAGAAACGACCCGCTCTACGCCCCTCTGATCTCGCAACCAGTCAGGTGTACAGACTACGAAGTCAAAAGACTCTTCTCCTTCTCCACCGACTGGGCCGACCAATACCTGAAGCAAGAAGCCGAACTTTTGCGCGTCAGGCGGCTCCCAGCTTTCCAGATTGTGAACATCTGGGCTGTGAAGACCGCGAACTTCAGCTCTCATGAATCAATCATCTATATTGAGGTGACCGTTAGACTGCCAATGCGTGAAACCTGGAGGCCTAGCTTGTAGATTCGCTTGATATCTCCCAAGACGGGGTTTGAATGTGGGTGGCCGGAATTGTCGTAGGCCGTCAGCGCTCACGAGAGTTCGACCATCCGAGGCTATACTGAAGCCTTCCCCCACCCAAGCTTCACCTACCACTCGTGCCTGCTCTCGCGTAGCGTAGCCAACGCCAAAATTCCCCTTGCCCCTTGCGGCATCCCTAAGTATTCCGCTTAGCTCAGCCCAGTCATCCCAATTATCCGCTTTTCCAATGACTCGTTTACCAGCCTTCGCCCCCACCCCATACCCTCCCCCAGGCAGCACCGCCCCCAACCCCAACCCACCCACCGACAACCCCTTGTCCCACAAGTCCGCACACGGATCGCTGACCGTGTCCCAAGCGTCATAAAGATCATACAGCGTCAGCGCAACCTCGAAGGCTGCGTAGCCCAGAGCCAACGCCGGCAGGATCTGTCCACTAGGATCAGCGCGGTTGATGGGGTCGTTGGCTACGTAGGCATAGAAGTTGGTGTCGCCGCCGGCGAAGCCGAGGGGGTCCTTGGCGGTCCAGCGGCCGGTTCGGGGGTCGTAGTCGCGGACGCCGAAGCGGATCAAGCTGGTTTGGGGGTCGTAGAGACCGCTGGCGAAGCCGAAGGGTTGGAAGCCGGGGTTGGTGTCGAAGAGGACCTGGCCGAAGGAGTCGTAGTCGAGACGCTGGGCTACGGCGCCGGTTTCGACATCTACCACCAGGCGGACGCTGCCTATCGGGTCAGCGATGATCCGGTAGGTTCTTCCG
Protein-coding sequences here:
- a CDS encoding SDR family NAD(P)-dependent oxidoreductase, translated to MKITPGTTALVTGASSGIGRTLALELGRRGCRVGLMARSQEPLEELAAELKEAGGEGLPLPADVRGEEAVKAAVDRAAEAFGGLQLVVANAGLGRYALVEEQPAEHVEVTIHTNYVGMTHVVRHALPHLLQQTPSHIVGITSSAGLIPHRLSSAYCASKAAANTYLATLRLEVFDRGVGVSWICPGLVQTPFIEKADLDPAQDLPRLARWLVPTLTEDKVARATLRAIEANRAEVVLPFMMRFFAFTRRLTPRLADWLNRTTG
- a CDS encoding CsbD family protein; translation: MNESWLKGKWNEYKGKVQEQWGELTNDDLDKIEGRRDQLIGAIQQRYGKARAEAEKELNAWEERHNLR
- a CDS encoding Smr/MutS family protein, which produces MGKKRSRRSDLSFRYLPGEKPEDEERELFLREMERLGTAPDKDRVQRKKAPPKPRKVKIPRGLQLTTDDRLDLHGLTVEQARHALQRFMVQARRHQMSTVVVVTGKGRRSPGGVSVLKRELERWLASEGAEFVRAYGEAPRSLGGAGAFVLHLR